One window of the Acidimicrobiales bacterium genome contains the following:
- a CDS encoding PHB depolymerase family esterase, whose protein sequence is MGRRWGAVVMAAVLVAGCSGNDDGDDSGSRADEEQAPAESAASVEPSPSAGCEGPATTQSDLVESTMEVRAVARRFLLSAPAWEAGGEPRPLVVDFHGLAEGADVHAQMSQLGPLGVEEGFVTVFPHGTGQPVAWNTGTDVEANDDLAYVAAVLDQVEAEQCVDLTRVYATGLSNGAMMTSTVACTMADRFAAVAPVAGIMLPDPCEPGRPVPVLTFHGTADPILLFNGGVNTAALGDALGGDTSATTTTVAPDLDGEGYPATVRGWASLNGCDEEAHDEQVSEEVIRRTYDCPDDGPVVFYIVEGGGHSWPSSEFSDSIAQVVGPTTFDVDATQEIWTFFQDFRLPPE, encoded by the coding sequence ATGGGGAGACGCTGGGGGGCGGTCGTCATGGCCGCGGTGTTGGTCGCCGGTTGCTCGGGCAACGACGACGGTGACGACAGTGGCAGCCGGGCCGACGAGGAGCAGGCGCCGGCCGAGAGCGCGGCGTCCGTGGAGCCGTCGCCGTCGGCAGGGTGTGAGGGGCCGGCGACGACGCAGTCCGACCTCGTCGAGTCCACGATGGAGGTGCGCGCGGTGGCGCGGCGGTTCCTGCTGTCGGCGCCGGCGTGGGAGGCCGGCGGTGAGCCGCGGCCGCTCGTGGTCGACTTCCACGGGCTCGCCGAGGGCGCCGACGTCCACGCCCAGATGTCCCAGCTCGGCCCGCTGGGCGTGGAGGAGGGCTTCGTCACGGTGTTCCCGCACGGCACCGGGCAGCCCGTGGCCTGGAACACGGGCACCGACGTCGAGGCGAACGACGACCTCGCCTACGTGGCTGCGGTGCTCGACCAGGTGGAGGCGGAGCAGTGCGTCGACCTCACCCGGGTGTACGCCACGGGCCTGTCCAACGGGGCGATGATGACCTCCACGGTGGCCTGCACCATGGCCGATCGGTTCGCCGCCGTCGCCCCCGTCGCCGGCATCATGCTGCCGGACCCGTGCGAGCCGGGCCGGCCCGTCCCCGTGCTGACCTTCCACGGCACGGCCGACCCGATCCTGCTGTTCAACGGCGGCGTGAACACCGCGGCGCTCGGCGACGCTCTGGGCGGCGACACCTCGGCCACCACGACGACGGTGGCCCCCGACCTCGACGGCGAGGGCTACCCCGCCACGGTCCGGGGGTGGGCGAGCCTGAACGGCTGCGACGAGGAGGCTCACGACGAGCAGGTGAGCGAAGAGGTGATCCGTCGCACCTACGACTGCCCGGACGACGGCCCGGTCGTCTTCTACATCGTCGAGGGCGGCGGCCACTCGTGGCCCTCCAGCGAGTTCAGCGACTCGATCGCGCAGGTCGTCGGCCCCACCACCTTCGACGTCGACGCCACCCAGGAGATCTGGACCTTCTTCCAGGACTTCCGCCTACCCCCGGAGTGA
- a CDS encoding MarR family transcriptional regulator: MVAGKPLAFDPIEEARRQWDGHGWDDASAGMAMVTSVMRVHQVLIGRVDRALAGLNLSFARYEVLMLLLFSRRGALPLGKVGARLQVHPASITNVVNRLEADGLLRRRPHPSDGRTTLAEISAEGRRVAQRATDALNAEVFEATGLTTRQLDQLFGLLRRLRVGEGDFAEGENSLMP, from the coding sequence ATGGTCGCCGGGAAGCCGCTCGCGTTCGACCCCATCGAGGAGGCGCGGCGGCAGTGGGATGGGCACGGGTGGGACGACGCGTCCGCCGGGATGGCCATGGTCACGTCGGTCATGCGGGTGCACCAGGTGCTGATCGGCCGGGTCGACCGGGCGCTCGCCGGGCTGAACCTCAGCTTCGCCCGCTACGAGGTGCTGATGCTGCTGCTCTTCAGCCGGCGGGGCGCCCTGCCGTTGGGGAAGGTGGGTGCCCGCCTGCAGGTGCACCCGGCCAGCATCACCAACGTGGTCAACCGGCTGGAGGCCGACGGGCTGCTGCGGCGCCGGCCCCATCCGTCCGACGGCCGCACCACCCTCGCCGAGATCAGCGCCGAGGGCCGGCGCGTCGCCCAGCGGGCCACCGACGCCCTGAACGCCGAGGTGTTCGAGGCGACCGGGCTCACCACCCGCCAGCTCGACCAGCTCTTCGGCCTGCTCCGTCGCCTCCGGGTGGGCGAGGGCGACTTCGCCGAGGGCGAGAATAGTTTGATGCCATAG
- a CDS encoding amidohydrolase family protein: MRPDDMIMVSVDDHLVEPPTLFDGHIPDRYRDQAPKVVRKDDGSDVWVFNGSEIPNIGLNAVAGRPKREYGVEPTAFDEMRPGCWDVAERIKDMDAGGVLGSMCFPSFPGFSGRLFAAADDKDLALAVLRAYNDWHVDEWCGAAPGRFIPMGLPVLWDPELAAAEVRRLAQKGVHSLTFTENPATLGYPSFHSDHWDPLWQALADEGVVMSIHLGSSGKLTFTAADAPMDVLITLQPMNICSAAADLIWSRVIKEFPGIKIALSEGGTGWIPYFLDRLDRTYDMHHLWTGQDFGGRLPSEVFRDHFLTCFISDPVGLELRHRIGIDNISWEQDYPHSDSSWPHGPEELDKAAADVPDDELAKITYENAMRWYSYDPFVHVPREEATVAALRTKAAGHDVSIRSFDQGRFEHTGKGVDLATINRRATA; encoded by the coding sequence ATGCGACCGGACGACATGATCATGGTGAGCGTCGACGACCACCTCGTCGAGCCGCCCACGCTGTTCGACGGGCACATCCCGGACCGCTACCGCGACCAGGCGCCCAAGGTGGTCCGCAAGGACGACGGCAGCGACGTGTGGGTGTTCAACGGGTCGGAGATCCCCAACATCGGCCTGAACGCCGTCGCCGGGCGCCCCAAGAGGGAGTACGGCGTCGAGCCCACCGCCTTCGACGAGATGCGCCCCGGCTGCTGGGACGTCGCCGAGCGCATCAAGGACATGGACGCGGGCGGGGTGCTCGGGTCGATGTGCTTCCCCTCGTTCCCCGGGTTCTCCGGGCGGCTCTTCGCCGCCGCCGACGACAAGGACCTCGCCCTCGCCGTCCTCCGGGCCTACAACGACTGGCACGTCGACGAGTGGTGCGGCGCCGCACCGGGCCGGTTCATCCCCATGGGCCTCCCCGTCCTGTGGGACCCGGAGCTCGCCGCCGCCGAGGTGCGCCGCCTCGCGCAGAAGGGGGTGCACTCGCTGACCTTCACCGAGAACCCCGCCACACTCGGCTACCCGTCGTTCCACTCCGACCACTGGGACCCGCTGTGGCAGGCGCTGGCCGACGAGGGCGTCGTGATGTCGATCCACCTCGGCTCCTCGGGGAAGCTGACCTTCACCGCCGCCGACGCCCCGATGGACGTGCTGATCACGCTCCAGCCGATGAACATCTGCTCCGCCGCCGCCGACCTGATCTGGTCGCGGGTGATCAAGGAGTTCCCCGGTATCAAGATCGCCCTGTCCGAAGGCGGCACCGGCTGGATCCCCTACTTCCTCGACCGGCTCGACCGCACCTACGACATGCACCACCTCTGGACCGGGCAGGACTTCGGCGGGAGGCTGCCGAGCGAGGTGTTCCGCGACCACTTCCTCACCTGCTTCATCTCCGACCCCGTCGGCCTGGAGCTCCGCCACAGGATCGGGATCGACAACATCTCGTGGGAGCAGGACTACCCGCACTCCGACTCGTCGTGGCCCCACGGCCCCGAGGAGCTGGACAAAGCGGCGGCCGACGTGCCCGACGACGAGCTGGCCAAGATCACCTACGAGAACGCCATGCGCTGGTACTCCTACGACCCCTTCGTCCACGTGCCCCGGGAAGAGGCCACCGTCGCCGCTCTGCGGACGAAGGCCGCCGGCCACGACGTGTCGATCCGGTCGTTCGACCAGGGCCGCTTCGAGCACACCGGCAAGGGCGTCGACCTCGCCACCATCAACCGCCGGGCCACCGCCTGA
- a CDS encoding class I adenylate-forming enzyme family protein encodes MTLAGLLFDGDEDGSSLLVHAGGAAHSLAAVRERAADLATVLAGAAVGVTAGAPVGVLLPNGADLVAALFAVWRAGGVYVPLNPRLGTTDLAHALDVTEPAAIVTTAAQAHRFDGPPVVVLGTSGGTIEVRPGTPGTRRFDAATALVQFTSGTTGRPKAVLLEHAGVLALLDNVVATLRTGGRSTKPPMPNLVPVSLSLWAGIYQVLFARRVGAPLVLMDGFEPVEFAALVARFEIRSTVLPPAAMAMLNDDERVTTLAPLRYVRSITAPLSPLQARRFRDRFGLIVLNCYGQTEIGGEIVGWSAADAKAHGDDKLGAVGRPHAEVEVRSDPATGELQVRTPAVASGYAGGGDLADRLTPDGWFRTGDVGRIDDEGFVWIDGRIGEMINRGGLKVFPQEVEEVLRLAPDVADAAVVGVPDDRLGEVPWAFVVPSEAAGDLGVDVDRDRLATVCRQHLVPYKIPVRYEVVAALPRNEVGKVLARELVARAAAR; translated from the coding sequence ATGACGCTGGCCGGCCTGCTCTTCGACGGGGACGAGGATGGGTCGTCGCTGCTGGTCCACGCCGGGGGAGCGGCCCACTCGCTCGCCGCGGTGCGGGAGCGGGCCGCCGACCTGGCGACGGTGCTCGCGGGCGCCGCTGTCGGCGTGACCGCCGGCGCTCCCGTCGGGGTGCTGCTGCCGAACGGCGCCGACCTGGTCGCAGCCCTGTTCGCCGTGTGGCGGGCGGGCGGCGTGTACGTGCCGCTGAACCCCCGGCTCGGCACCACCGACCTGGCCCACGCCCTCGACGTGACCGAGCCGGCGGCGATCGTCACCACCGCCGCGCAGGCCCACCGCTTCGACGGCCCGCCCGTCGTCGTCCTCGGCACCTCGGGTGGGACGATCGAGGTGCGCCCCGGCACCCCCGGCACCCGGCGGTTCGACGCCGCCACGGCGCTGGTGCAGTTCACGTCCGGCACCACCGGGCGGCCGAAGGCCGTGCTGCTGGAGCACGCCGGGGTGCTCGCCCTGCTCGACAACGTGGTGGCCACGCTGCGCACGGGTGGCCGGTCGACCAAGCCGCCGATGCCGAACCTCGTGCCGGTCTCGCTCTCGCTGTGGGCCGGCATCTACCAGGTGCTCTTCGCCCGCCGGGTGGGAGCGCCGCTGGTGCTGATGGACGGCTTCGAGCCGGTCGAGTTCGCCGCCCTCGTCGCCCGCTTCGAGATCCGCTCGACCGTGCTGCCGCCGGCGGCGATGGCGATGCTCAACGACGACGAGCGGGTGACCACCCTGGCGCCGCTCCGCTACGTGCGGAGCATCACCGCGCCGCTGTCGCCCCTGCAGGCGCGCCGGTTCCGCGACCGCTTCGGGCTCATCGTGTTGAACTGCTACGGGCAGACCGAGATCGGCGGGGAGATCGTCGGGTGGAGCGCCGCCGACGCCAAGGCCCACGGCGACGACAAGCTCGGCGCGGTCGGGCGCCCGCACGCCGAGGTCGAGGTCCGCTCCGACCCCGCCACCGGCGAGCTGCAGGTGCGCACCCCGGCGGTGGCGTCGGGCTACGCCGGCGGCGGCGACCTCGCCGACCGGCTCACCCCCGACGGCTGGTTCCGCACCGGCGACGTCGGGCGCATCGACGACGAGGGCTTCGTCTGGATCGACGGGAGGATCGGCGAGATGATCAATCGCGGCGGGCTCAAGGTGTTCCCCCAGGAGGTGGAGGAGGTGCTCCGGCTCGCGCCCGACGTGGCCGACGCCGCCGTGGTCGGCGTGCCCGACGACCGGCTGGGCGAGGTGCCGTGGGCTTTCGTCGTGCCCTCGGAGGCCGCCGGCGACCTCGGCGTCGACGTCGACCGGGACCGGCTGGCGACCGTGTGCCGCCAGCACCTCGTGCCCTACAAGATCCCCGTGCGCTACGAGGTCGTCGCAGCGCTGCCCCGCAACGAGGTCGGCAAGGTCCTCGCCCGCGAGCTCGTCGCCCGGGCAGCGGCCCGGTGA
- a CDS encoding CaiB/BaiF CoA-transferase family protein: MELGDVANAAALNEGKPLDGVRILAIEQMQALPFATQLLGRFGAEVVKVESPGLGDLGRSSTPAMADPDGRPVGATFLRNNLGKRSISVDLKSPRGRELVLGMAPRFDVFGENFKAGGADRLGIGWDDVVAVHPTVVYLSVSGFGNEGDSPYKAWPAYAPIIEAMSGIYERARLDGQPPVVAPVGALGDIGAALFGTIGVLTALRQRDRTGQPQRVDVAMLDAVVAMTDIVANYWSLGLGGGQRPAVIFDGFRASDGWFVLQVGREPQFRTLLEMVGRPDLLEDARLATREGWVAHLEDLLRPAIEGWAAGRTRLEVCDELGRAGLTAGPCFTDHEVVTDPHHAGRDMLVEVPRTDGVEQPVLVPGNPVKISGVAQGPETRMPWLGEHTDEVLDQELGLDPDEIAKLRADGVVG; this comes from the coding sequence GTGGAGCTCGGTGACGTCGCCAACGCAGCGGCGCTGAACGAGGGCAAGCCCCTCGACGGCGTACGCATCCTCGCCATCGAGCAGATGCAGGCCCTGCCGTTCGCGACCCAGCTCCTGGGCCGGTTCGGCGCCGAGGTGGTGAAGGTGGAGTCGCCCGGTCTCGGCGACCTCGGCCGCAGCTCGACGCCCGCCATGGCCGACCCGGACGGCCGCCCGGTGGGCGCCACGTTCCTGCGCAACAACCTGGGCAAGCGCAGCATCTCCGTCGACCTCAAGAGCCCCCGGGGACGCGAGCTGGTCCTCGGGATGGCGCCCCGCTTCGACGTGTTCGGCGAGAACTTCAAGGCCGGCGGCGCCGACCGCCTCGGCATCGGCTGGGACGACGTGGTCGCCGTGCACCCGACGGTCGTCTACCTGTCGGTGTCCGGGTTCGGCAACGAGGGCGACTCGCCCTACAAGGCCTGGCCCGCGTACGCCCCGATCATCGAGGCGATGTCCGGGATCTACGAGCGGGCGCGCCTCGACGGCCAGCCGCCCGTGGTGGCCCCGGTCGGGGCCCTGGGTGACATCGGCGCCGCCCTCTTCGGCACGATCGGGGTGCTGACCGCGCTCCGGCAGCGGGACCGCACCGGGCAGCCCCAGCGCGTCGACGTGGCGATGCTCGACGCCGTGGTGGCGATGACCGACATCGTCGCCAACTACTGGTCGCTGGGCCTCGGGGGCGGCCAACGCCCGGCGGTGATCTTCGACGGCTTCCGGGCGTCGGACGGGTGGTTCGTGCTGCAGGTGGGCCGGGAGCCCCAGTTCCGCACGCTGCTGGAGATGGTCGGGCGGCCCGACCTGCTGGAGGACGCGCGCCTGGCGACCCGGGAGGGCTGGGTGGCGCACCTCGAGGACCTGCTGCGCCCGGCGATCGAGGGGTGGGCCGCGGGCCGGACCCGGCTGGAGGTGTGCGACGAGCTGGGCCGCGCCGGCCTCACCGCCGGGCCGTGCTTCACCGACCACGAGGTGGTGACGGACCCCCACCACGCCGGCCGCGACATGCTCGTGGAGGTGCCGCGGACCGACGGCGTCGAGCAGCCGGTGCTGGTGCCGGGGAACCCGGTGAAGATCAGCGGCGTCGCCCAGGGGCCGGAGACTCGGATGCCGTGGCTCGGCGAGCACACCGACGAGGTTCTGGACCAGGAGCTGGGCCTCGACCCCGACGAGATCGCGAAGCTACGGGCCGACGGCGTCGTCGGCTGA
- a CDS encoding AMP-binding protein, with the protein MSEEVWISGEQETAVDLLRRRLEADPDREYLDVCGTKSSAADVEWAATRISAALAAFGVEPGDRVATFIENSSEAMLAWWGIVVGGFVAVPINTAYKGDYLRHQLVDSGARVLVVEADLVDRAARIVDDVPSLEHLVVIGDARPDGRTPVHAWDELLAADPAPMASVRPADLATFVYTGGTTGPSKGCMLSHSYHGSLARQVGVCWRRTADDVVWTPLPLFHFNAIVTAVLGPLVYGGRSAIYRRFSVSNFWPEMNRVGATVTSTLGTMAYLLANDIDRPEQPRSGTPEANTTLRLIGAAPLPVQIDRTIRDRFGVATFSGAYGVTEASLISWQPPGVENRPDAAGVVNDEYFDVRIFDDDDNELPRGTDGEIVVRPKRPQTMFEGYWGMPEATVATSRNWWYHTGDIGRIDEDGFLYFVDRKADYLRRRGENISSFEVERTLMRHPALADVAVHAVPSQLTEDDLKITATPREGAAVTEEELFRWCIDELPYFALPRYIELRAELPRSPVGRVLKRDLRDESPTDAWWDAEKSGIAYDRR; encoded by the coding sequence GTGTCCGAAGAAGTGTGGATCAGCGGGGAGCAGGAGACGGCCGTCGACCTGCTGCGGCGGCGTCTCGAGGCGGACCCCGACCGCGAGTACCTCGACGTCTGCGGCACCAAGAGCTCGGCGGCCGACGTCGAGTGGGCGGCGACGCGCATCAGCGCCGCGCTGGCGGCCTTCGGCGTCGAGCCGGGCGACCGCGTGGCCACCTTCATCGAGAACTCCTCCGAGGCGATGCTCGCCTGGTGGGGGATCGTGGTCGGCGGCTTCGTGGCGGTGCCGATCAACACTGCCTACAAGGGCGACTACCTGCGCCACCAGCTGGTCGACTCCGGGGCCCGCGTGCTGGTCGTGGAGGCCGACCTGGTGGACCGGGCGGCCCGCATCGTCGACGACGTCCCGTCGCTGGAGCACCTGGTGGTCATCGGCGACGCCAGGCCCGACGGTCGCACGCCCGTCCACGCCTGGGACGAGCTGCTGGCCGCCGACCCGGCCCCGATGGCGTCGGTCCGGCCCGCGGACCTGGCCACGTTCGTCTACACCGGCGGCACCACCGGTCCGTCGAAGGGCTGCATGCTCAGCCACAGCTACCACGGCTCGCTGGCGCGGCAGGTCGGGGTGTGCTGGCGGCGCACGGCCGACGACGTGGTGTGGACCCCGCTGCCGCTGTTCCACTTCAACGCCATCGTCACGGCGGTGCTCGGCCCCCTCGTGTACGGGGGTCGGTCCGCCATCTACCGCCGGTTCTCGGTGTCGAACTTCTGGCCCGAGATGAACCGGGTGGGCGCCACCGTCACCTCGACCCTGGGCACGATGGCCTACCTGCTGGCCAACGACATCGACCGCCCCGAGCAGCCCCGTTCCGGCACTCCCGAGGCCAACACCACCCTGCGGCTGATCGGCGCCGCGCCGCTGCCGGTGCAGATCGACCGCACGATCCGCGACCGCTTCGGCGTGGCCACGTTCTCCGGCGCCTACGGGGTGACCGAGGCGTCGCTGATCTCGTGGCAGCCGCCCGGCGTCGAGAACCGACCCGACGCCGCCGGCGTGGTCAACGACGAGTACTTCGACGTCCGCATCTTCGACGACGACGACAACGAGCTGCCCCGCGGCACCGACGGCGAGATCGTGGTGCGGCCCAAGCGGCCCCAGACGATGTTCGAGGGCTACTGGGGCATGCCCGAGGCGACCGTGGCGACGTCGCGCAACTGGTGGTACCACACCGGCGACATCGGTCGGATCGACGAGGACGGCTTCCTGTACTTCGTCGACCGCAAGGCCGACTACCTGCGCCGGCGGGGCGAGAACATCTCGTCGTTCGAGGTGGAGCGCACGCTGATGCGCCACCCGGCGCTGGCCGACGTCGCCGTCCACGCCGTCCCGTCGCAGCTCACCGAGGACGACCTCAAGATCACCGCCACCCCGAGGGAAGGCGCGGCGGTGACCGAGGAGGAGCTGTTCCGCTGGTGCATCGACGAGCTGCCCTACTTCGCCCTGCCCCGCTACATCGAGCTACGGGCCGAGCTGCCCCGGTCGCCCGTCGGCCGGGTGCTCAAGCGGGACCTGCGCGACGAGTCCCCGACCGACGCCTGGTGGGACGCCGAGAAGTCGGGGATCGCCTACGACCGCCGCTGA